The segment ACAAACCTATAATATCTACACAACAGAACTGAATGTTGCAATTTTTTCAAGTAAAACtatatggaaaatattttaatggcCACAATAGCTTCATGTTACACTCACATGTagcagaaataaatgtgttttaaatctTGATTTCTTTCCAGCGTTGACGTGTCCCATAATAAAACCTCCCAGCAACATCTTGGCAGCAGGGAACGTTGAGAGCGGAAACTACGGAGACGTGGTCCGTTTCGAGTGCCAGTCGGAACGCATGAAGCTGAAGGGAGCCAGCGAGATCCACTGTACAGAGAGCGGCGAGTGGAGCGCACAGACCCCCACGTGTGAAGGTGAAATCAGAATAATGCACCTTAACCGATGTAGAGCAACGTATCTAAATAGGTGGTGAACAGACCAGGGACACAAAGGGACCAAGGAAGGAACAGTGTGAACGGTTCAAGTGCATTTAGGGCGTGTCCAGATCCACTCTTGCTAGTTGCCTCCAGGGCCATAATTTCATCaacttttaaatgtttgtcTCCAGTTGGCGCTGTGTGGTGTTGTTTGTCTCTGGTTTGATCTTTATCTACGTGCGAGAACCATATGGGCGTAATTCTTAAcggagataaaaaaacaaagaatatgACAATATTTTGATCTTTCTATGTTTGATTAAACCATGATCCGTCTCCTTTTTCCCTTTGTCAGAAATCCAATGTGAAAAACCTCAAATTCCAAATGGAAAAGTTTTAAATGACAAAGACGTGTATAAAGAAAACGACGCACTCAAATATACTTGTGACGAGAGATTCAAGCGAATCAACGAACGGCAGCCAGTTTGTGGCCGATACGACTGGAGCTACAAACCAGCATGTGAAGGTGAATTAAACCTGATGCTGGAGATTCTGTACttggtgtgtagttgtgtgtctTTGTTCAGTATATCTTCCTCCCTCTGGCCAAAACAGAGATCACGTGTACCCTGTCCGTGGCGCCGGGAACAACCACGTTTCCcagaggaaaaaacattttcaagccTGGAGAGACTGTGGAGGTTGTGTGTAATGATGGTTTCAAGACGATTACAAAAGAAACAAGGGAAACGTTCACATGTAAAGAGGATGGAGAATGGGATGGGAGGCCTTCctgtgaaggtaaaaagaaaatgtcatgcATACATCAAAGTTGGTAATATACTGTAGATGAAAAACTTCCAGTATTACAGAATTTTACCATTCAATGTATAAAGTAGGAGAAAAACTAAATTGCTGCCTTCCGCTGGTCTTGTTggtatatttgaatatattcatatatttgtgTTGTTTGAATAGTGGCAGTATTTTCCATGAACACACTTTAGTATTAACTGCTTGAGCAAATAGTGACCATGGTTCTGAGTTCGAGCAAAGCTGATGGATAAATATACTTAATATCTTCTTGAACCGTGATTCTGTAAACTGCTTGGTAAAATAGCTCCTGCTAAGTGAATGGGAAGTTATGTCATTTGGAGTGAAGTGACAGCATCGTACACCTGGTCTGTGTCGTGTTCCCGCTGAAGGTCTGTCTTGTTAATGATTGGTCCGCACAGCATCTGAACTTGCGTCCTTGCATGACACAGGATGTTGAGATTTTTTTGATTCCCCCAGAAATCTTTTGCACGTGGCCACGAAATGAACCCCGGATCAGAGGTGGTTCTAGGTGGTGGGGACCCgagaacaccaaaaaaaataatgaaaaactcGCGTATGATTGTGCTTACGGCTACAAGAAACCAGAGGAAGGAGACGCCACATGTACCATCAAGGGATGGCATCCAGATCCACTTTGTGTTGGTAAGTTCAGTTTAAAAGCTCCATGGTTCTGGATTTCATGGTTCTAACATGGCGAGTACGTTTTCtcgagaggaggaactaactctCCATCCAAACCTTCTTGTTGACGTGTGGTCATTTCTGACACTGAGGAAATTAACTTAAATGGCGTTTTAAAAGAGGAGGAACCTgtagacatgattgacagctttcacacaCCCTACGTACTCATTCTTGACCGTCACATGTGCAGGTGTAGCACagcctccatctcctccatttctctCCATTCCTACACTCGTAATACACGCCCACTTCCAGCACCAACATACGTATTATCAGCGCTTTTTATTCTGCATTCTGATCGGTGAACTGAGGTCTGTGACACACCCGTCACACCATGAAAAAATCCCCCTTGGACTTTGAATTCATTATGTTATTACCAgtaaatgcattgaaattatccTGTGATTTATTGATCTGGTGATGGCCATTATTAAGGATATATGAAAGAGAAGTTATTCTGTAAATTGGACATGTATGTGCTATTGACATGtgattaattttatatttaaaccCTGAAACACGAATGCTGTTTTTCAGCGATCACCTGTAGTAAACCGGCCATCGCTAATGCAATATTACCTGCCGATGTCAAGGAGACTTATACATTCGAACAAACAATGTATTACCAGTGCGAACATGACAAGGTACCAAGGCCGAGGATTTACATCAGGTGTGGAAACGCTGGCTGGACAGACGAGAAGAAATGTAAAGGTATGTTTCAATCTTCTAGAACGTATTTTATTCTATAAAATGCGCCCTTTTGGCATTACTCCaccatgatgtcatttcctgtccTCTTCTTTTCCAGGGAAAGACGGAGAGTGTGAGGCGCCTACTGTAGACAACGGCTTCACACGGGTCAAGCCAGACAATAAAGGGATTGTGTCTTATTCCTGCAATGCCGGGTATAAACCCTTCACTGTAGGGTGGTGGGGCGAAATCACATGCACTGGAGGATCTTGGGTTCCCACTCCCAAGTGTATAGGTTCGTTAGAACATTTCACTCGACCAGGGTGTTAAGATTAAGATTCTTCCTAATAATTTTTGTCCTTTTCCTTTAGAAAATAGTCAGTGTGGTGCTGTTCCTGGTGCAACACCGAAATTTGCCGTTTACAGAGATGGCGATTCGCTTGAATTTCAGTGCAGACCTGGGATGCCACTTCAGTTAATTACATGCAGAAATGGAACTTGGGGAACCCCCGTCTGCGAAGGTAATTAGTCACCGTTTTTCTGTCATCCGTTCCAGGAAGTCCAGTACTGGATTAAatttttctcacacacagacgACCAGAAAGACATCTGTGGTCCTCCACCTCACGTTGAAAATGGAATCGTTAAGGTTCCTTATCAGCGGTTTTACCAGGAAGGTTATAGTGTGAAGTATGAATGTAGGAAGTCCTTTCAACTCCGTGGAACACCTGAGGTGACCTGCAATGGAGGAGCTTGGAGCAAACCGCCAGCTTGCGTAGGTACGTGCTCTGCTGAATCGTCTTTAATTACGTTTTTTTAAAGTTCATAGAACACAGGATTGAAATGATGTACAAAttcatgcatttaatttttttcagtatgtAGTAGCGATCAGCAACAAAATAATCTTACGGTGACTTTGAACAGAATGTACAACCAACATTTTACGCTGTTTCGTCTGTCCACAGCAACATGTGAAAAACCAAAATCCCATTCCATGCAGCTGAATCCTGAAAAGCAAATTTACGTGACGGGTGACGAGCTGATGTACGTATGCCATCGTCCATTTAATAAGAAGCCTGGAGGAACTGTGACGTGTCAAAATGGAGAATGGAGTGAGACGGTGGAGTGCTTACGTGAGTTTCGTTATCCGCTACTTCATCTTCTAACTGGATATATGTTTCTATTGCACCAAAAGAGCTGGTCCCCAGTAGGAACGTTCCCTGAAACGCACCGTGTCTGTGGAGGTCAGAGGGCAGCTTACCAGAACAATTCCAAAGCATTTTTGAACACTGTCTTTTTGTCCAATGTAGATCCATTAGGTCACTGTGGTCCTCCTCCAGCTTTAGAAGGGGGTGACATCTCCACCAGCGTCAAACAATTATATGAGAATGGAGAAAATGTTGAGTTCTCATGCCAGCAGTTCTATATCCCTGACGGAACCCAGAAGACCTGTTCTAATGGGAGGTGGACAGGGGACGTGAAATGCATCGGTGGGTGAAATTCATACATTCACATATTtccacatacaaacatacaactTACCACATGAGGATGTAAGGATGGGGATGTGTGGATGATGATCAATGTAAACCAGTGGAGACGTGTAATCTGGCTCCGCCCCCGCCTCGGTAGTCTGGTGCTGCTCTGAATGGCTGAGGGTTGCCGGACTGGCCACACGGTAAAACACGGACACTCAGCTGGGTTTCTATATCTTTCATATATGTCTCTTTCACCGAAACATATGGGTTTACTAGaattttagttttgttctaccaatttattttaattatttaatattttgttataaatTCATGCCAATCTGTAAAAAACATTAATCTTATTGAATCGCAAGTTTAGTGCATCATCTTGTCGATAATTGTAATATGTATAACGTGAGGCACACATCAGTATATGACAGGTTTTATTAGTATGTGCTGTGGTCTCTTCTAGAACCATGCAAAGTGACAAGACAGATGATGGAGAACAGGGGAATTAATTACCAACATCCCGAGAGGATATCTTCACCTTATATTAAACATAATGATCGTCTGACATTTGTCTGCCAGCGTTGGAAAAGTTTAAAACCAGGAAGCCCTCCATTTCAACAGTACTGCGAGTCCGGTCAAATGACCCTACCGgaatgtgaataaatgtttcagatcGACTGTGTGATATTTTGAATGGAAAGATGTTGCTTCTTATGGTCATCatattattttaacatgtcAAAAATTCACTTAATCACAGGAGATGAACCtgattgaaataaaatatgattgtgtgtgatgtgtagaATGCATTTCCAGGAAAGGCGTATGAACGACtagcatttaaatgtaatacaatTACATCTTTCTCATTACTTCCTTTGTATAAGAAGTCAAAAATATGATAAATctactaaaaaaataaaaactgtgagCATCTCTGTATTTTCTGAAGCTGTAAAAGTCTAGTAAATCTGGAGAACGAGGAGATTCAGGACAACGTTTCACTCTGAGCTCTTAAACCTGAAAAGTGCAGCTTCAGAATCCTACGGGGCTCCTGCTCTCTGAATTCTGCAATGATCTAGAACACATGAATATGATTACAGCTGCAGATGATATTACGATATTTATATGAACAGTATGATATGAGTAAAATTACACTGGCATTAACCTCAACCAGCACCCATCCTGCCGCCTACTCATGTCACGAGTTAGGACCAATGATCAATATTCTGTCCTAAAGTCCAAAATGGTTCATGATTAACCCCCCTGATGTCCCTTGGTCATCACTGGTAGTCCTCAGGCTGTGGGGAAGTACTGAGAGTCTGAATGAATTCTCTTGTGATACAATAAGAAGCACAAAACATGAACTTTTGTCCGATTTCCATTATTACAGATTTATGCAGCATTTAGGACAgtgtcccccccggagacactcagggctaagtgtcttgctcagggacacaatggtagtaagtggggtttgaacctgggtcttctggtatgTTATTCACTTGGTTTCAACCACCACCAACTCACGTGCATGATTATTTGATTGTATATTTGCTTTATAGGTTTATTATAAAACATGCTagatttatgaatatttcatatcatgctccaaataaataaactaaatgatGAGATATCACACTTGAAAGCTTGTGTACTGAGGAGCAGCGATTGTTCTAGTAGGTTCTGTCCTAATAAACACGACTACGCCTTCTGGGACTTGTGTTGTGCAGTAACTTCATATATTGACACACTGCCTGAAAAAAGCCAGTACCGGAGCATCTGACCTGGACAGATAAACATGAGACCGCGTCCACTTTCCACAATGAAACGGGTTTTCATCGTTTTAAGCTGCTTCGTCCTGGGTGTGAAGGTTTCAGCAGATGATAAAGGTAAGTATTATGAAGAATATTTTAATGGCCACAATAGCATCATGTTGCACTTACATGTagcagaaataaatgtgttttaaatctTGATTTCTTTCCAGTGGGGACGTGTCCCATAATAAAACCTCCCAGCAAcattattgaaaaataaaatgtggtgtgtggtgttgttTGTCTCTGGTTTGATCTTTATCTACGTGCGAGAACGATATGGGCGTAATtcgataaaaaaaacaaagaaaatgacaaTATTTTGATCTTTCTATGTGTAGCGCCCCTAACCCAGCCAGGGATACGCTCCCTGGGTTCCCTCTGAACCTCAGTATTTAACATGTAAAACTAGTGTTAAATTTTGGATATGCTAATTGTATCTCACCACTTACCATTAAGGAAAACCACTCAGTTCACAAGCATTCTAACAAaggatttaaatatatttactaTTATATTAATGATTAGTACATGAACAATTAGATAAAATTATATCAAAGTCAACAAATATAGAACCTCTTAAactcaaaaataaaagtcctgtCCTTGTTTTCTCAAAACAGGCAAAGACAATAGTTGAAATAACCCGGGTACCCCACACTACCTCCTTAATCCTGCCATCCGCTGAACGGCATGAAGAAACCTTCTCAGGATCGGTCCTGGTGTCCAGTAAAGCTTGCTCGGTCCTGGCCTCTGCGTGGGGGTTTTTGCTCAGTTTTCGCGCTCATAACTTAACTACAATATACTCTATTGCCGTGGGTCACTCTACGTTTCTCACTAACGCAATATGTTTCTAAGATTATAAATACATGAGCTATGTATCTATGTATAGCTATGTATAGCCCAtcgagacatactgtatgtgattatgggctatataagaaataaatgttgatttcACTGGACTCGCTGGCGACTTCACTGGACCTTGCGTCCGTCCTCCatccttctcttcttcttctcttccgGTCTCTCCAACCAATCATCCGTTCACTCTAACACACAGTAGGCAAGTAGTACACATATTACCGAAAGGAAATACGTTGCATAtatcaaaaatacataaatgcaaatacaacacaTTATTCCTCCATTcatacaataaacaaacaccttatccaggcatttatccgtttcagtaaaaaaataaagtatcaGCAGGGCTACATATGTTAGATTAAACCATGATCCATGTCCTTTTTCCCTTTGCCAGTAATCCAAATGTGAAAAACCTCTAATTCCAAATGGAAAAGTTTTAAATGACAAAGACGTGTATCAAGAAAACGACGTACTGAAATATACTTGTGACGAGAGATACAAGAGAATCATTGTTggtatatttgaatatattcatatattagtGTTGTTTGAATAGTGGCAGTATTGGAGTCACTCCTTAATATCTTCTTGAACCGTGATTCTGTAAACTGCTTGGTAAAATAGCTCCTGCTAAGTGAATGGGAAGTTATGTCATTTGGAGTGAAGTGATAGCATCGTACACCTGGTCTGTGTAGTGTTCCCGCTGAAGGTCTTTCTTGTTAATGATTCATTAGCGTGAAGCTGAGTTTGGTCCTCACAGCATCTGAACTTGCGTCCTTGCATGACACAGGATGTTGGGAAGCGCAGAGTCAGGATATTCTGGGaaaaagattttattaataacaaaacaaggcgcgatggccgaaaacggggaataaagtggagaacagaaacaaacccgcaggcgtgtggcgattgccagaactcaaactaTACAAATAGGTTACCAGGTTCACGAACAAGATCAAGTTCACCAGAGGGGCAGAGTCAgaggcttttaacagctgtccgGATTGACTAcagctggcaacctcacctggagccaatcctgataGCTGTGTTGAATCTATCTGAAGGACAgattcaatgtgatttttttcatttttttacaatatgtaGCAGCGTTGTTAACAATATGTAGCAGCGATCAGCAACAAATAATCTTACGATGACTTTGAACAGAATGTACAACCAACATTTTACGCTGTTTCGTCCGTCCACAGCAACATGTGAAAGACCAAAATCACATTCCATGCAGCTGAATCCTGAAAAGCAAATTTACGTGACGGGTGACGAGCTGATGTACGTATgccatgctccaaacgtcaccaaatttacattgacgcatcttggccacaccttgttagcgtttttgatgttagcatgctagcattagcatgctaacatgctaatttttaaacatgttccaaacaataccaaatttaatatgaagcaccttggccacgccctgttagcattttttatgttagcatgctagcaataatatgctaacatgctatctttttaacatgttctaaacgtcaacaaatttcacgtgactgcCTGTTCTATcggatactttaataacaccgcctgatttcacagctgagaccagctcaggagATTATACCTGCGCTCCTACGAAagacgcccggacaggcccatcaaaatttcctctggaattttcgtTTCTAGTTAAATTGATATGATTGTGTCTCGATTCTGTGAGAGagcaattatatattttgtcatttgcaaATACAGTAATGAATACTTTGCTCATAACTATTGAACAATTGATCCGACATCTTAGGCCCAAACCAGGATGAAATGAAAGTTAACGTTTTGTTCCGTCTCTTTCTTTAAGAGACTCCATGCCGTCTGCCGGACATACACAGCAGTGTTCTTGTAAGTGGACTCCCAGAAGGCAACGCTGCCATGAGATACGGACACAAGCTGCGTTTCAGGTGCGCCCACCAAGCTCTGGCTCTGAAGGGTCAGGCAGAGGTCACCTGCTTATCTGGGGACAAGTGGAGCAAcgtgataagataagatcaacctttattagtcccacaagtgggaaccTGCATTTgttatggcagaaagtggatagaaacagaggtaaatacacctgtacagttggtgtatttgaagtgtgtgtttgcttgtctgtgtgtgtgtgtggtcagctgtgtggtctttgttatagagtctcacagcagttggaagaaaagaccttctgaacctctccttcccacatcgtgggtgcagtagcctgccactgaaggagctgctcagtgctgtttcctgcatggggtggcagatgttgtccaacagggatgacagcttagccaccattctcctgtcactcaccagctccactgggtccagagggcatcctagaacagagctggccctctggatcagcctgttcagtctctttctgtgaagaaaaggcaaagtgaaggaaaaggggccaacaagactccttcaagactgttggagaagcatttcaggtgacgacctcttgaagctcttgaagagtgtgcaaagcagtaaccagagcaaagaaacttgaagaaactacaatataacatGTTGTTTGACCATCACCTTTAgccatggaacagtcagaagacagcTGTCACATAAGGCtaagatgttttccaaacaTAGTGTGTTATGCTGCGCAAAAGCTGCTAACAAGAAAGATCCTGGCGCCTTTCTCCGAACCCGTTTACTTTCCTACCCGGCGTCACCCAGAGTgctataaatatgcttgtgaaatTACTAATggaaattgcatatttgcttgaTTCTGTGGTCAACTGAATTAATCCAAGTAAAGGGGTGTCACTTTCCTATTTGTTAATAGAGTACTTTGATGTGGGGGCGAGAGCAGGTTGCAAGTCCTGTGAGCAAAAGAatcttggagatcgagtgtgACATAAGAACAGGTTACAGTCCTGTCAGTCGAGAGTATGAAGTGTGAGCCTTTTTAACAAGACCAGCAAATTCATGATGAAATCATTTATCTGTGAGTTAGTACGGCAAgagcaaaggggaaaaaaatttattaaaaaacgtAGAACGGGAGAATTGCGAGCCGTTAGTGCGAGATTCAGTTTTGTTATCTTAGCAAgaacagttctttttttttaaagttaaactgtgatctgtgtaaaaaaattacaaataaataaatgaatgaatgaataattaaaataaataaccaaacaaacaaataaaccttGTGAGCTTGTGGGAACCAGACCAGTAAAATATGCgaaataaaaatgggaaaagtgaCGCTCCTACTAGTTCTGAAACTTATTTAATGCTACAAAATAAAATGgcggtgtctgtgtgtgtgtgattgcagaccttctccctccttctcgcatatgtgtgtgtgaaagcgtagatctccttctctctctctctctctctctctctgatgtgtatgtgtgtgtgtgtgtgaatatcagACTGTGTAAGTTGtgagtaaggtgtgtgttttcgtgGAGGACCGGAGTGCTGATGAGTTCCATCACCGGGTTGACTGCAGTGCGGTTAAGAGGCGGGGTTTGCGCTTCTCTAACTGTCTTGTCATTCCGCTTAACCCTGCATTGTCAGccctgctgacactccagcctctgtgtgtgtgtgtgtgtgtctgcatgtattggcagaccttctctctctctctgttgctTTCGTTTTGTTTTGGGATTGAACTCTTAACCAATAGATTTTACGgtctgggcatcagcacagcgatttacagCGGGTTTTTACTTTATTCAGCTTTACAGggaattgtttgtttttactttctgagagttttaaaatattttttttggaaagctgGGAAATATATGAGTATATCTacattgtaagaatggacatcgcgggagcctgctttgtcttgcataacagatgtctgcagggggaagtgtaacattcctgtgtcgacggttgtgggtgaagattcgacaccccggtttttacatgtcttttgtccgacgtcaacgtgcgaagtatcagccgtcaggaccgcccaccctctttgtcttcaccaaatgggaggcaccgggggcgtgacatcagaaacaacaggttctgattggtcagtgataacttcctgtaggccagtgacaacttcctgtaggccaggggtataaaagtctgctcacatgtggaaaaaggagacctctgagcttcttgctcaggggggtttccctcggaagccggaaggcttctgagactttatctccccctctctttctcttctccctctttactctttcttctcatgtttattttctctgtaaccttggtacctttttacattcaaagtaactacaataattatttaccggtgttaataaattagaaactgttcatttttaacctctactgtgccatgcctctttctgccaggtaacatcaaattggagtggttgaatacagcgctttgtgtggagggagaaagagttttttctacacactctattctcttctccaacaccacatggtcttcatgtgtgcttttttacaacattatacacctaaactgtgcaatttgaAATTTGTAATATTGTTTGTGCACTTTGcttatgggtgtgtgtttttttcctgggtTTTGTTTAGATTTGATTTTATTGAATAAGGGAGACttcccaacggctgcactgtttgcctctgctCCTGTGTCTATGAATCCCCCTTTTGCAGAACTCTTGGACCTGCAAAGCCGACCGGAATTCGAACCTCTGCCCCTCCGCCCCTCCgcccgaaaaaaaaaatcattgcgACCCCTGCTGGAACCACTGTCCATTGCAGGGCCACCACAGCACGATGACATCACTGCCCCGACCCCATGCAAACCTCCCGTCGTCAGAACAGCTACTGGCTCCAGTCCAGAACTTGCTGACGTTCTGCGCCACGCCCGGGCCAGACAGGCGGAAGCAAGGGTcaaggaagacaaaaaaaaaaacaaagacttgACCCCGAGGGCCCAACTCACTCTtttgcagcatgctgctgccaccCCCACTCCACATTGCGGCACGGCCCGCCAACAGAGCGAGAAACGGTGTGATGTCCGAAGTGGACATTGGCCGAGAGAatgccccccccaaaaaaaaaaaaagcagagtaACAGGAAGAGGATTTGGCGCCTCCTATGGCGATAGACGTGGACACAGATGAGGACACGTCCACCACGGACATCCCGAATTGGACTGATAAGGTGAAGCGGGGTGGAGCTCCAGACGAAGGCGCGGCCGCAGGTCGTGCACAtctacactgacactcacgctgaaACGGAGACGTACGCACACTCCacacaccccaaacacacaatGATACACCCTACACATTCCACACATCCTGCTCCCTCTGAGAAGTGAAatactttttccttttctcattgttgattctagtAATAAAGTGACAGAACAGTAGAATATGTTTgggaaatataaaaatctaCCCGTCTCCATTTGCATGGCACTTGCTGTAT is part of the Denticeps clupeoides chromosome 19, fDenClu1.1, whole genome shotgun sequence genome and harbors:
- the LOC114769339 gene encoding complement factor H-like, whose protein sequence is MHAAALAVCLALWMCPFTLVGGQDCQKDAVDRTSNMDLSSLKDSYADGDTVRVTCHVGYVGFYRLACKSGAWVRTGRGCQAKPCGHPGDAPNGMFELSKGDQFVFGSEVTYTCKLGYQMVSQNNRRNCLVSGWDNKIPTCEALTCPIIKPPSNILAAGNVESGNYGDVVRFECQSERMKLKGASEIHCTESGEWSAQTPTCEEIQCEKPQIPNGKVLNDKDVYKENDALKYTCDERFKRINERQPVCGRYDWSYKPACEEITCTLSVAPGTTTFPRGKNIFKPGETVEVVCNDGFKTITKETRETFTCKEDGEWDGRPSCEEIFCTWPRNEPRIRGGSRWWGPENTKKNNEKLAYDCAYGYKKPEEGDATCTIKGWHPDPLCVAITCSKPAIANAILPADVKETYTFEQTMYYQCEHDKVPRPRIYIRCGNAGWTDEKKCKGKDGECEAPTVDNGFTRVKPDNKGIVSYSCNAGYKPFTVGWWGEITCTGGSWVPTPKCIENSQCGAVPGATPKFAVYRDGDSLEFQCRPGMPLQLITCRNGTWGTPVCEDDQKDICGPPPHVENGIVKVPYQRFYQEGYSVKYECRKSFQLRGTPEVTCNGGAWSKPPACVATCEKPKSHSMQLNPEKQIYVTGDELMYVCHRPFNKKPGGTVTCQNGEWSETVECLHPLGHCGPPPALEGGDISTSVKQLYENGENVEFSCQQFYIPDGTQKTCSNGRWTGDVKCIEPCKVTRQMMENRGINYQHPERISSPYIKHNDRLTFVCQRWKSLKPGSPPFQQYCESGQMTLPECE